A genome region from Corvus hawaiiensis isolate bCorHaw1 chromosome 4, bCorHaw1.pri.cur, whole genome shotgun sequence includes the following:
- the GNS gene encoding N-acetylglucosamine-6-sulfatase has product MSPAVLLRALPLAVLLLLSPARAARQARRPNVVLILTDDQDVCLGGMTPLKKTNALIAQMGITFVNAYVPSALCCPSRASILTGKYPHNHHVVNNTLEGNCSSKLWQKIQEPYTFPALLKAMCGYQTFFAGKYLNEYGAEDAGGVGHVPPGWSFWYALEKNSKYYNYTLSVNGKARRHGENYSVDYLTDVLANMSLDFLEYKSNFEPFFMMIATPAPHSPWTPAPQYTKSFQNVSAPRNSNFNIHGKNKHWLIRQAKTPMTNSSIQFLDDAYRKRWQTLLSVDDLIEKLVKKLEANGELDNTYIFYTSDNGFHTGQFSLPIDKRQLYEFDIKVPLLVRGPGIKPNQINKMLVANIDLGPTILDIAGYDLNKTQMDGMSLLPLLRGEKNVTWRSDFLVEYQGEGYNGSDPTCPGLGPGVTHCFPDCVCEDSYNNTYACVRTLSASWDLQYCEFDDREVFVEVYNLTADPHQINNIAKTIDQEILEKMNYRLMMLQSCSGATCRTPGVFDPGYRFDPRLMFSNHGLRARRFSAQFL; this is encoded by the exons atgTCCCCCGCCGTGCTGCTCCGGGCGCTGCCGCtggccgtgctgctgctgctcagcccgGCGCGGGCGGCCCGGCAGGCGCGGAGGCCCAACGTGGTGCTTATCCTCACCGACGACCAGGATGTCTGCCTGGGCGGCATG ACCCCCCTTAAGAAGACTAATGCTCTCATTGCGCAGATGGGAATAACCTTCGTAAATGCA tatGTTCCCAGTGCACTTTGCTGTCCCAGTCGAGCTAGCATTTTAACAGGAAAGTATCCACATAATCATCACGTTGTCAATAACACTCTGGAAGGGAACTGTAGCAGCAAGTTATGGCAGAAGATTCAAGAACCATAtaccttcccagctctgctcaaaGCTATGTGTGGTTATCAAACGTTCTTTGCTGGAAAGTATTTAAATGAG TATGGAGCAGAGGATGCAGGGGGAGTTGGTCATGTCCCTCCTGGATGGAGTTTTTGGTATGCTTTG gAGAAAAACTCAAAGTACTACAACTATACTCTCTCAGTAAATGGCAAAGCACGAAGGCATGGTGAGAACTACAGTGTAGATTATCTGACAGATGTACTG GCCAACATGTCATTGGACTTCTTGGAGTACAAATCTAATTTTGAACCATTCTTTATGATGATCGCAACCCCAGCACCGCACTCCCCTTGGACACCTGCTCCACAGTATACAAAGAGCTTTCAGAATGTCAGTGCACCAAGAAACAGCAATTTTAATATTCATGGCAAG aacaaGCACTGGTTAATTCGACAAGCAAAGACTCCAATGACCAACTCTTCGATACAGTTTCTTGATGATGCTTACAGAAAACG GTGGCAAACTCTGCTGTCTGTAGATGACCTGATAGAGAAACTAGTGAAGAAATTAGAAGCGAATGGAGAATTAGACAACACGTACATCTTTTACACATCAGACAATGGCTTCCACACTG GCCAGTTTTCTCTGCCAATAGACAAACGGCAGCTCTATGAGTTTGATATCAAAGTTCCATTGCTAGTTCGAGGACCAGGGATAAAACCAAATCAGATAAACAAG ATGCTTGTTGCAAACATTGATTTGGGTCCCACTATTCTGGATATTGCGGGATATGACTTGAATAAGACCCAGATGGATGGGATGTCACTGTTGCCACTGTTG agaggagaaaaaaatgtcacaTGGAGATCAGACTTCTTGGTGGAGTACCAAGGAGAAGGATACAATGGCAGTGATCCTACCTGTCCTGGCCTAGGACCTGGAGTCACA CACTGCTTCCCAGACTGCGTCTGTGAAGATTCCTATAACAACACGTATGCTTGTGTGAGGACACTGTCGGCCTCCTGGGATCTGCAGTACTGTGAATTTGATGACCGGGAG GTGTTTGTGGAAGTGTATAACTTGACTGCAGATCCACACCAAATCAATAACATTGCTAAAACAATTGATCAAGAAATTCTAGAAAAGATGAACTATCGACTAATGATGCTGCAGTCCTGCTCAGGAGCAACGTGCCGTACACCAGGTGTCTTTGATCCCGG gTACAGGTTTGACCCACGGCTCATGTTCAGCAATCACGGCCTACGGGCTCGGAGGTTTTCTGCACAGTTCTTGTAA